A region of Candidatus Hydrogenedentota bacterium DNA encodes the following proteins:
- a CDS encoding radical SAM protein produces MNGTEFFARVIHEPAFSKMHPKVATFLKGYLAHEKVARFGDCYVVNTHFPPYPSHAFDTMAAQFNAIGRSTERSLFSVTLAVTNRCSYNCWHCYNAGRSLDDTPLSVLKDTARQLQELHVVHVTLTGGEPLLRTDLEEVASSFDDSTYLGLNTTGWGLTPERARALKASGLFALGVSLDSIDPEAHDQMRGKEGAFDAALNALGMAAEAGLYPYVIAVGTHELLEPERFESFMSFAGSRGAREVHLLEPSATGKLAGRRDVLLTPQERLRVLDYQRIFAAREDMPILSSFMYVESPDAFGCGAGLTHLYIDGSGEVCPCNLVPLSFGNIANEPLTQILDRMGVCFGTPRTCCVGQVLAPYIDDKSLPLDPESSKHVCRQHLASSHEEPLFFQIRNQAKGDVGSEELKTAYNNVHEHYDTFWLCEAGKPVVEIIDRLGLRGRERVFEAGCGTGFATVRLAKQIGDRGELCAVDLSEGMLAEAHARARECGIENVRFAAGDALAHLDTSRNFDVIFTSWVLGYIPLAAFFERAHRALGSGGRLAFVVHKENSPREPLELFREIVAEDPSVLEKRVDFDFPRDPNHIRNLLHEAGFQIEQLWDGAITFHYESAELVLEHLLKSGAGTAYYDAVDRKRRTALEQRFVEVLASRHRGESRIPVVHDFISCIARA; encoded by the coding sequence ATGAACGGCACGGAATTCTTCGCGAGAGTCATTCACGAACCGGCGTTTTCCAAGATGCACCCCAAAGTGGCCACATTTCTCAAGGGCTACTTGGCGCACGAAAAAGTTGCGCGGTTCGGCGACTGTTACGTCGTCAACACCCATTTCCCGCCTTATCCGAGTCACGCGTTCGACACAATGGCCGCGCAGTTCAACGCGATTGGAAGGTCCACCGAGCGGAGTCTGTTCTCGGTCACGCTTGCGGTCACGAACCGGTGCTCGTACAACTGCTGGCATTGCTACAACGCGGGACGGAGCCTGGACGACACGCCGCTCTCCGTGTTGAAGGACACTGCGAGGCAGTTGCAGGAACTGCACGTGGTGCACGTGACCCTGACGGGCGGCGAACCTCTCCTGCGGACTGACCTCGAGGAAGTTGCGAGCTCCTTTGACGACAGCACGTACTTGGGACTGAACACAACCGGATGGGGGCTTACGCCGGAGCGCGCGCGAGCACTGAAGGCAAGCGGTCTATTCGCTCTAGGGGTGAGTCTGGACTCAATTGACCCCGAAGCCCATGACCAAATGCGCGGCAAGGAAGGGGCATTCGATGCCGCGCTTAATGCGCTGGGAATGGCCGCCGAGGCAGGGCTCTATCCCTATGTCATCGCGGTGGGCACGCATGAGTTGCTTGAGCCGGAACGTTTCGAGAGCTTCATGAGTTTTGCCGGCTCACGCGGCGCGCGCGAGGTCCATCTCCTCGAACCCAGCGCGACCGGTAAGCTTGCGGGCAGAAGGGACGTACTCCTCACCCCCCAGGAACGCCTGAGGGTGCTTGATTATCAACGCATTTTTGCGGCCCGCGAAGATATGCCCATTCTGTCGAGCTTCATGTATGTCGAGTCGCCCGATGCGTTCGGATGCGGCGCAGGATTGACGCACCTCTACATCGATGGCAGCGGGGAAGTCTGTCCCTGCAACTTGGTTCCGCTTTCCTTCGGCAACATCGCAAACGAGCCGCTCACGCAGATTCTCGATCGCATGGGCGTATGCTTCGGCACGCCGAGAACCTGCTGCGTGGGCCAAGTCCTCGCTCCCTATATCGACGACAAATCCTTGCCACTCGATCCTGAATCGTCGAAGCACGTGTGCAGGCAGCACCTGGCCTCCAGTCACGAAGAACCGCTCTTCTTTCAGATCCGCAACCAGGCGAAAGGCGACGTTGGTTCCGAAGAACTCAAGACCGCCTACAACAATGTCCATGAACACTACGACACATTCTGGTTGTGCGAGGCAGGCAAGCCGGTCGTGGAAATCATCGACCGGCTGGGTCTGCGAGGAAGAGAGCGCGTCTTCGAGGCCGGATGCGGAACAGGATTCGCCACGGTGCGACTAGCGAAGCAGATCGGCGATCGCGGAGAGCTTTGTGCGGTGGATTTGTCGGAGGGCATGCTGGCGGAGGCTCACGCGCGCGCCCGCGAATGCGGGATTGAGAACGTGCGGTTCGCCGCCGGCGACGCGCTCGCGCACTTGGACACGAGCCGTAACTTCGATGTGATATTCACAAGTTGGGTATTGGGATACATCCCCTTGGCGGCGTTCTTCGAGCGCGCACACCGTGCGCTTGGATCGGGCGGGAGGCTCGCGTTCGTCGTCCACAAAGAGAACTCACCGCGCGAACCGCTTGAACTCTTCCGGGAAATCGTCGCCGAAGATCCGTCCGTGCTGGAAAAGCGCGTGGACTTCGATTTTCCGCGCGACCCCAATCACATACGGAACCTTCTCCACGAAGCCGGTTTCCAAATCGAACAACTCTGGGACGGAGCCATAACTTTCCACTACGAATCGGCGGAGTTGGTACTCGAGCATCTTCTTAAGTCCGGCGCGGGGACGGCCTACTATGACGCGGT